The Limisphaerales bacterium genome includes a region encoding these proteins:
- a CDS encoding BatD family protein: MRGLFLILVCLGNAASAAVLTSTLNPGAIQQTGSAVLTVRCDGYELATVHPERTPAGMGFSFRGREVNRSTLNGSDKLSVTFTYLVTTSKAGRHIVPAFTAKLPNGTMLRSEPLALTVLDRDGSSSVANQNRAAFIKVQLDRSQVYLGQAFPVTMELFVERLLPGDLPVPQLTTPGFRFTRKRPEFSHTLRLENGSRYHVFLFKTGAVATKVGRRNMVFEIDVTVRDSDDFFGKRKQIHVASNPIAMEVMPVPAEGRPENFSGAVGSNLQFKVKASHAAVKTGDPLELSIELSGRAALDQITVPGPDQWDGLKVYPATSTVKHLDLRHLHAFKTFTRTVVPLRPDITEIPQIEFVYFDTGTKQYITHTAGPFPLRVTGPAIQTAAGDPPTLPQSQTDPQADAGKMEPLRRTPGLLATAPTPLLTHPWFLIAQSAPLLAWVMLMGWRRRQTYLEQHPDVVRRIHVQKVTRETLRSLRQTETQADPEAFHAGVQLILREHLGMAMGRPAEGIGREILEDETLPLSGENRTALERLHEHNQLARFTGSANPPETVKAPLLLKDLERVIHSLR; encoded by the coding sequence ATGCGCGGCCTATTCTTAATATTAGTTTGCCTCGGAAACGCCGCCTCCGCCGCGGTGCTCACCTCCACCCTCAACCCCGGCGCCATTCAACAAACTGGAAGCGCCGTGCTCACGGTGCGGTGCGATGGATATGAGCTGGCCACAGTTCATCCCGAACGCACTCCAGCGGGCATGGGGTTTTCATTTCGCGGACGCGAAGTGAACCGTTCCACGTTAAACGGCTCGGACAAATTATCCGTCACCTTTACCTATCTTGTTACCACCAGCAAAGCCGGGAGGCATATTGTCCCGGCCTTCACCGCCAAACTTCCCAACGGGACAATGCTTCGCAGCGAACCGCTTGCGCTCACGGTACTGGATCGTGACGGCAGCAGTTCAGTTGCCAACCAAAACCGCGCTGCCTTTATTAAAGTGCAGCTTGACCGATCTCAAGTTTACCTTGGCCAGGCGTTTCCGGTGACCATGGAATTGTTTGTGGAACGGCTGTTGCCGGGCGATTTGCCCGTACCACAACTCACCACGCCGGGGTTCCGGTTCACGCGCAAGCGGCCGGAGTTTTCTCACACCCTCCGACTGGAAAACGGATCACGCTATCATGTATTCCTGTTTAAAACCGGCGCAGTAGCCACCAAGGTGGGCCGCCGAAATATGGTGTTTGAAATTGATGTGACGGTGCGGGACTCGGATGATTTTTTTGGCAAACGCAAACAGATCCACGTGGCAAGTAATCCCATCGCGATGGAAGTTATGCCCGTGCCTGCCGAGGGACGGCCGGAAAACTTCTCCGGCGCGGTGGGCAGCAACCTGCAATTCAAGGTGAAGGCCAGCCATGCCGCCGTGAAAACCGGCGACCCCCTGGAACTTTCGATCGAACTTTCCGGACGCGCCGCGCTGGATCAAATCACCGTGCCCGGACCGGACCAATGGGACGGATTAAAAGTCTACCCCGCCACCAGCACCGTCAAGCATTTGGACCTCCGCCATCTGCACGCATTCAAAACCTTTACGCGCACCGTTGTTCCGTTACGTCCGGACATCACTGAGATTCCCCAGATTGAATTTGTGTATTTTGATACCGGAACAAAACAATACATCACGCACACCGCGGGCCCCTTCCCTCTGCGCGTCACGGGGCCGGCAATCCAGACGGCAGCCGGTGATCCGCCCACGTTACCTCAATCGCAAACTGATCCCCAAGCTGATGCCGGCAAAATGGAACCGCTACGGCGCACCCCCGGATTACTCGCCACGGCCCCCACCCCGTTGCTAACACACCCATGGTTTCTGATCGCACAATCTGCCCCGTTATTAGCTTGGGTGATGTTGATGGGCTGGCGACGGCGGCAAACTTATTTGGAACAACATCCCGATGTGGTGCGCCGCATCCACGTTCAAAAAGTAACACGCGAAACACTACGCTCACTGCGGCAAACCGAAACGCAAGCCGACCCCGAAGCCTTCCACGCGGGCGTACAACTCATCTTGCGTGAGCACCTTGGGATGGCAATGGGCCGACCGGCGGAAGGCATTGGCCGTGAAATTCTTGAGGACGAGACGCTGCCGCTTTCCGGCGAAAACCGTACGGCGCTGGAGCGTTTGCATGAACACAATCAACTCGCCCGTTTCACCGGCTCCGCCAACCCGCCGGAGACGGTAAAAGCACCGCTGCTCTTAAAAGATTTGGAGCGGGTCATCCATTCCCTGCGATGA